The stretch of DNA GAATCACTGGGCAGTGGCGGAGCGGTAAACACGCTGGCTTGGGATTTTCCTGATCGTGCAGACGGGCCACCGGTCCAATGGCTCGCTTCGTTGGATGACCTAAATAGTAAAGTCGAGCACTTGTGTTATTTAGCGGGGCACACACAGGTGCCGGCGGTTGTTGATCGATGTGTTTCTGCAATGCAGGACGCCAAGCTTAATGATGCTACGCTTCTGCATCGGGTTTGGTGGATGCTGCAGTAGCTCAAGCGGCTATCCAATACGACCACGATAATCGTCACTTTCGGTAGACCTTGTCATGGCATTTGGCGAACTCGCACCAACGCGTCGCAAGTCGATGCGTTGACCATGTCTTTTGTGATGCATGTTTGTGTATCCGGTGCAATCGTCACGTTGCGTCGGAAACCTAAACCGACTTGGGCATCACGATGAGCGTCGATTCAATAACCGATTCAAACGTCACTGACGAAATTTACGCGGCACCAGTGAGTGTCGAAGAGCTGCGACCCCAAACCGAGCATGAACGGGTCATCAGCACGATTGATCAGACGCTCGGTTTGATTGCCGAAGCTAACGATATCGCAGCGCTAAGATTGCCTGTGAAATCGTACGACATCTCGATCATCGTCCCCGTTTACAACGAGCGTGAGACGCTGCCAAAGGTATTGCAGCGAATTGAAGAAGTTATGCCGGTGGCGACTGAGATCATTGTGGTGGACGACGGCAGCACCGATGGCACCCGCGAATGGCTGAAGCAGTTACCGGAAAAAGCCGGGCTTACCGTCCTTTGTCGGCGCAAGAACCACGGCAAAGGATCGGCGGTAAGATTGGCGATCCGACACAGCCAGGGGCACGTCGTTGCGATCCAGGACGCCGATTTGGAATACGATCCAGCAGACCTGCTTCGAGTGATCTGGCCGATTCTTGATGGTGATGCCGAAGTGGTCTACGGATCGCGGTACTTGGGTGAAAGTGGCGACGGATCGTTCACGCATCGACTTGGAAATTGGGCGCTGACCACGGCATCCAATCTGCTGACCGGCTTGCGACTGACAGACATGGAAACTTGTCACAAAGCGTTTGACGGTGATTTGCTTCGATCGATCAGCTTGCGTGAATGTCGATTCGGATTTGAGCCTGAAATTACCGCTAAGATTGCGGCTCGGGATTCCATCATTTTGGAAGTTCCAACCGGGTACGACAGCCGTGGCTACGATGAAGGCAAGAAGATTGGCTGGCGTGACGCTGTTTCAGCACTCGGCTGTATCTGGCGTTACCGTCGCGGTGAATAAAAAAGGCCGGCGACCTCGATGAGATCGCCGACCTTGTTTCATTTTCGTTCGTGCCTGCTTCAGTGAGGCAAGTCGCGGCGATACTTAGGCCGCTCGCTTGGTGGCATCCTAACGTCGTGCTCTTCTTGGTAACGTCGACGTTCAACTGCATCGGCGTAATAGCGAAGCCACGTGTCGGTGTCTTCGAAGCAACGCCACTCGAGGAACTTTCCGGGGATCTCAACCTTCTTTTCGCAGCATGGCAAGATGTCGCGATAGATGATTTTGTAGAGTTCACGATTGGAAAGGTGGTCGGTGAATCGAAGCACTACCTTTTGGGAGTACAGCTTCTCGATGGTCGCCGACAACAGTTCGTTTAGCGAGTCGTCATCAAGTGAATCCGGTGGGGGTAGCTCCAAGACGGGAGTGAACCAGCTTGCGATCGGTAATGCGGGAGCCCGTTCCCAGGCCAACATCGAGGCCAAGTATTCGTTCTCGGTACGAAGGTTCATTCGTCCCGTAGAGGTGTCGATTGACTCGTCGCGGTACGGCTCAAGCTCGTCGCGCAAGCGGGCATTGGCCAACAGCAAGTCGACTTCGTCGATCGTAGGTTGACTTGTCTCGCTCATATCCATCGGTGATTCGCCTCGGTCGGCTTTGGAGGGTCCTGGGTTGGTGGCGGGCAAACGGAACGCCCGCGGCTGAATTAGCCTTCAACCACCATGCATCCGATCCTATCCGTCGCCCGATTTCACTCAACGGACAATTGAGCCAAATTAGGCCTTTGCCGAGAAATTTGGCGACCTCAGCATCCCCTGATCGTTACGAGCGGAACCTTTTATCAGGATTTGCGCCGATGCTGGCTTTGCGTGTTTCCCGCCTAGCCGTTTTGAGGGGTCAAAGGTGCCAGGAACTGGGCTCCGCCAAGCACCAAGCACTCGTCGAATGATCCGCTGAGCCGAGTCCATTGCTCGATGGACTCAATCACGCCAAAACCCGTGTTTTCCACCACTTCGGCGTCCAATTTACTGCGGAGCATCAGTCGGTAATCAGCCGCGATTTGCGCCAGCGTTTCTCTAGGAGCCTGCATCAGATCGAGCTTCGGGAACTCTTCGTCGTCGGCCGTCACCAGTCCGGTTACCTCATCGCGTTGCCCGATGGTGCCATTCGTTGAACGATCGTTGGAGTCTTCGTCGAGATTGTTTTCGGGATCGTCGTCGAGGTCATCGTTCAGGTCATCGTTCAGGTCATCGTCCAGGTCATCATCGAGGTCATCGTCCGAGCGAGCCATGACTGGATCAATGCCGTGGTCGATCGACGTCCACAAGACAATGGTTGCGTCGGGGTTGGCGTGGATGGATGCTGCCTTCGCAGCACGAGCCGCATTGGCCCAGGTTTGGTTGTCATCTCCAGTCAAGCCAACAAGCACCAAGTCCGACGTCTCAGGTTCATTGGTGGGAATCATCGATTGCAAATGCCGGTCGATCGTAAAAGCCGTGCCGCAAAGCAACCCTTGAAGGTCTCCGTCGTCCGTTGGTATCGCAACAAGCATCATCTGCACACCCAGCAACCATGACGCAGGAGGGTCTTTTTCGTCGCTTGCCGATTCTCGGCGCGCGACAGTGCGTTTCATCGCTCGTTTTCGCGAAGCCGAATCTACCAACATGGGATAGATGCCAGTCGCATCAAACGAGTCCTCGGACGAACCCAGGTGACAGGCAGCAATAGGAATCACCAAATCAGCGTCGACAAGCAAACGATTCAAGTAAACGGGGTGACCACCCTCGTCGGCGGCTAGGTAGCGTACGTCGCGACGACTGGCTCCCTGGTGGCGAACGACTTTGCTTGTGGGACCGATCTCCGCTGCGATCTTTTCCGCTTGCGCATCAGAGGCCTCGTCCCAAAGCACGACGTCAACGCGTCCTGCTTCCGTCTCGCTAATCGCTCGCATGACTCCGGCAACGACTTCAACAATGCGGGGCACATTCGGGTCGATCGCCAGCACCACATGATCGCCCGGAACAACGGCATCCGTGAGTGAGGGGAAGTCAATCGGCGAAAGCAACGACGAATATGCAGCCGTCTCTACGTCTTCATTTCGGGACGCATCAAACGGTGAGACATGCACGATGGACGCAGACGCAGTGCTTGAGATTGCGGCATCAAAGGTATTAGATTCGGGCATCCGTTCAGGGCGTTTCGTAAGTAGGAAGGTCTTGGGCGAGAAAACAGTATTGCGTTCCAACCTCGAATCGCCGAGCCCCTTACGAGGGCAGTCGTCTCTTATATCGCCATGTCACCGTCGCGAGAACGCCAAGGCACAACGCAACCGTCGTGGAGGGCTCCGGAACACCGACAGCCAACGACATGATTTGGTTGCTGTTTAGCGCTTGATCGTACAACCGGACGTCGTCGATCAAGCCATTAACCTCTCGTACCGATCCGGACGAGTTTCCGCCATAAGAGGCCCCGATTCGCAATTCGCGACCAGACGCCATGGGAGTACCAGTGAGCGTCGACGAATCTTCGAAGGATCCATCGATATAAATGCTGAGGGTGTTGCCATCTAAAACCCCAGCGACATGGTGGAATTGGTCGTCATCAATAACAGTGGTTGATCCCACACCGAAAAAGCTACTACCGTTGCCATACACAAACGCGATGGTTCCGCCGGGGTCAGTTTGCAGAGCCCATCCCGCGAAATCACCAAATCCGTGGC from Rubripirellula amarantea encodes:
- a CDS encoding glycosyltransferase family 2 protein, which gives rise to MSVDSITDSNVTDEIYAAPVSVEELRPQTEHERVISTIDQTLGLIAEANDIAALRLPVKSYDISIIVPVYNERETLPKVLQRIEEVMPVATEIIVVDDGSTDGTREWLKQLPEKAGLTVLCRRKNHGKGSAVRLAIRHSQGHVVAIQDADLEYDPADLLRVIWPILDGDAEVVYGSRYLGESGDGSFTHRLGNWALTTASNLLTGLRLTDMETCHKAFDGDLLRSISLRECRFGFEPEITAKIAARDSIILEVPTGYDSRGYDEGKKIGWRDAVSALGCIWRYRRGE
- a CDS encoding lactate racemase domain-containing protein translates to MPESNTFDAAISSTASASIVHVSPFDASRNEDVETAAYSSLLSPIDFPSLTDAVVPGDHVVLAIDPNVPRIVEVVAGVMRAISETEAGRVDVVLWDEASDAQAEKIAAEIGPTSKVVRHQGASRRDVRYLAADEGGHPVYLNRLLVDADLVIPIAACHLGSSEDSFDATGIYPMLVDSASRKRAMKRTVARRESASDEKDPPASWLLGVQMMLVAIPTDDGDLQGLLCGTAFTIDRHLQSMIPTNEPETSDLVLVGLTGDDNQTWANAARAAKAASIHANPDATIVLWTSIDHGIDPVMARSDDDLDDDLDDDLNDDLNDDLDDDPENNLDEDSNDRSTNGTIGQRDEVTGLVTADDEEFPKLDLMQAPRETLAQIAADYRLMLRSKLDAEVVENTGFGVIESIEQWTRLSGSFDECLVLGGAQFLAPLTPQNG
- a CDS encoding LamG domain-containing protein, with the translated sequence MKTTQIWACLGAVLFCWGAMSPTCQAALVAHWTGDGTANDASGNGHHGTLHDDTTFATGVIGDAFLFDGNNDYVSIPNALTLEPSTITIAAFVKMGDTGQSQRLVVDSSHGFGDFAGWALQTDPGGTIAFVYGNGSSFFGVGSTTVIDDDQFHHVAGVLDGNTLSIYIDGSFEDSSTLTGTPMASGRELRIGASYGGNSSGSVREVNGLIDDVRLYDQALNSNQIMSLAVGVPEPSTTVALCLGVLATVTWRYKRRLPS